The Lacipirellula parvula genome window below encodes:
- a CDS encoding STM4014 family protein, whose product MQDKITLVGNRHSRRVQGFVAAAARGGCAVNVVPYVDAISGRCPPPTEGVVRLDSPGEDADAYRAILRAGIAPLRMASGEPLDQDGIERLELARGAIVRPRQWFFGFREILHQLAVDWNDPRIRWMSTPAAVSTAFDKLACLERWSQLPTPRRIPQVWSYAELREAVKQRHARLFLKLRYGYAAMGAVALEWRDGNIRAITTVETCVSGATSQLYVSKRPQVLRREAEIAWLVDRLAAEELVVEEWLPKARWLGRPFDVRAVVIGGEVQHVVGRANASPFTNLNLDAVRISRDDLMHHLGGRWPEMTELCAAAARELPDAGMLGIDVLVRPGGKQFALLEANAFGDYLPGLLHQGLSTWDAEVRWLRGRKELAA is encoded by the coding sequence GTGCAAGACAAGATTACGCTCGTCGGCAATCGTCACTCGCGGCGCGTGCAAGGCTTTGTCGCGGCAGCCGCTCGTGGGGGCTGCGCAGTGAACGTCGTGCCGTATGTTGATGCGATCTCCGGTCGATGCCCGCCTCCCACTGAGGGCGTGGTACGGTTGGATTCGCCCGGCGAGGACGCGGATGCCTATCGAGCGATCTTGCGGGCAGGCATCGCCCCCCTTCGTATGGCCAGCGGTGAACCGCTTGATCAGGATGGCATCGAACGATTGGAGCTCGCCCGCGGGGCCATCGTTCGCCCGCGACAATGGTTCTTCGGATTTCGCGAAATCCTGCATCAACTGGCGGTCGACTGGAATGATCCGCGGATTCGCTGGATGTCGACGCCGGCGGCCGTTAGCACGGCATTCGACAAGCTGGCGTGTCTTGAGCGATGGTCGCAGTTACCGACCCCTCGCCGCATTCCGCAAGTCTGGTCGTACGCGGAGCTTCGCGAGGCCGTTAAGCAGCGACACGCGCGGCTGTTTCTCAAACTCCGTTACGGATACGCGGCCATGGGCGCGGTGGCGCTCGAATGGCGTGACGGCAACATCCGAGCGATTACCACCGTTGAGACCTGCGTAAGTGGAGCGACGTCGCAGCTGTACGTGTCGAAGCGGCCGCAGGTGCTGCGACGCGAAGCGGAGATTGCCTGGCTGGTCGATCGACTTGCAGCAGAAGAACTTGTCGTCGAAGAGTGGTTGCCAAAAGCACGCTGGCTAGGCCGTCCATTTGACGTGCGAGCGGTAGTGATCGGCGGCGAGGTTCAACATGTCGTCGGCCGAGCCAATGCCTCGCCCTTCACGAACTTGAATCTGGACGCCGTCCGGATCAGCCGAGACGACCTGATGCACCATCTGGGGGGACGCTGGCCCGAGATGACGGAACTTTGCGCTGCAGCAGCGCGGGAATTGCCCGATGCTGGCATGCTTGGCATCGACGTCCTGGTGAGACCGGGCGGCAAGCAGTTCGCGCTTTTGGAGGCCAATGCGTTTGGCGACTATCTTCCCGGCTTGCTGCATCAGGGCCTGTCAACATGGGACGCTGAAGTGCGTTGGCTGCGCGGTCGCAAGGAGTTGGCGGCATGA
- a CDS encoding STM4013/SEN3800 family hydrolase has translation MMADSPSTAQAADILMVTFDALRFDVAERAYRDGRTKNLAALLPNGWERRHSPGNFTFASHAALFGGFWPTPTEPGPSPRPFALRFPGSRTLNEQTQVLEGSNIVEGLRKLGFYTICIGGVGFFNKLTPLGSLFPAMFDESHWRPEFSVSQIHSTRSQVHTALDCLASQPPSRPLFLFMNLSATHPPTVGYLQGAREDSVETQEAALSYVDRQIEPLLDGLRQRRRPLNAFLMSDHGTLFGEDGYTGHRVGHDVVWTIPYGEFCWEQPL, from the coding sequence ATGATGGCTGATTCTCCCAGCACTGCGCAAGCTGCGGACATTTTGATGGTCACGTTCGATGCGTTGCGATTCGACGTCGCGGAGCGGGCCTATCGCGACGGGCGAACCAAGAACTTAGCCGCCTTGCTGCCGAATGGGTGGGAGCGTCGCCATAGCCCGGGAAACTTTACGTTTGCCTCCCACGCCGCATTGTTCGGCGGCTTCTGGCCTACGCCGACTGAGCCGGGCCCCTCGCCTCGGCCCTTTGCGCTGCGATTCCCCGGGAGCCGAACTCTCAATGAGCAAACGCAAGTTCTGGAAGGAAGCAACATCGTCGAGGGCTTGCGGAAACTTGGCTTCTATACGATTTGCATCGGGGGCGTCGGCTTCTTCAATAAACTGACGCCGCTGGGGAGCCTCTTCCCGGCGATGTTCGATGAAAGTCACTGGCGGCCAGAGTTCTCTGTTTCGCAAATCCACTCGACGCGATCTCAGGTTCACACAGCGCTTGACTGCCTGGCGTCTCAGCCGCCGTCGCGACCGTTGTTCCTCTTCATGAACCTCTCGGCAACGCATCCGCCGACAGTCGGCTACCTGCAGGGCGCGAGGGAAGACTCGGTCGAGACTCAAGAGGCTGCGCTTAGCTACGTGGATCGCCAAATCGAGCCGCTGCTCGACGGTCTGCGTCAACGGCGCCGCCCGCTGAACGCGTTTCTGATGTCCGATCACGGAACGCTCTTCGGCGAGGACGGCTACACAGGACATCGCGTTGGGCACGACGTCGTTTGGACCATTCCGTACGGCGAGTTTTGCTGGGAGCAACCGTTATGA
- a CDS encoding STM4012 family radical SAM protein has product MNAQLNAPDELLDLRAYAYSYPHKSAYRPLTPPVSIAEAWQDEDVRQLSLYVHVPFCEMRCGFCNLFTQSQPAGEAVESYLATLLRQFRIVRRAVPEAEFAQFAIGGGTPTYLSALQLERLLAAVESGFDLSIATLPTSIETSPLTATRDRLAILKEFGVERISIGVQSFETVDLQAFGRPRQCREVYAALETIRELQFATLNIDLIYGTDSQTASAWLASLTEAQRFEPEEIYLYPLYVRPDTGLDRIERRQDQHRHDLYRLAVEFLTNRGYQQTSLRCFRRSNSAACVAYTCQRDGMIGLGCGARSYTRRLHYATKFAVRQTGIRAILSEWIRQTDAELAHATHGLRLSSDEQRRRYLIMSLLQAEGVSLSDYERQFDGSPFDDVPELEELRHRHWLDQSTQGMLRLTALGLENSDLAGPLLYSAYVRSCLEEFARR; this is encoded by the coding sequence ATGAACGCTCAGCTTAACGCGCCGGACGAACTTCTCGATTTACGCGCCTACGCCTACTCGTATCCGCATAAGTCGGCATACCGGCCGCTGACTCCGCCGGTCTCAATTGCGGAAGCCTGGCAAGACGAAGACGTCCGTCAGCTCTCTCTTTACGTGCATGTGCCGTTTTGCGAGATGCGCTGCGGGTTTTGCAATTTATTCACTCAATCGCAACCGGCAGGCGAGGCAGTCGAGAGTTATCTCGCGACGCTGCTCAGGCAGTTTCGCATCGTGCGCCGCGCGGTTCCCGAGGCCGAGTTTGCTCAGTTTGCGATCGGCGGCGGCACCCCGACCTACCTCTCGGCGCTGCAGTTAGAGCGATTGTTGGCGGCAGTGGAGTCGGGCTTCGACCTGTCGATTGCAACGCTGCCGACTTCGATTGAAACCTCGCCGCTCACTGCCACCCGAGACCGGTTGGCCATTCTGAAAGAATTCGGCGTCGAGCGAATCAGCATCGGCGTGCAGTCGTTCGAAACAGTTGATCTTCAAGCGTTCGGCAGACCGCGGCAGTGTCGCGAAGTCTACGCCGCGTTAGAAACAATCCGAGAACTGCAGTTCGCGACGCTCAACATCGACCTCATTTATGGAACAGACTCGCAAACGGCCTCCGCCTGGCTAGCGTCACTGACGGAGGCGCAGCGTTTTGAACCGGAAGAGATTTACCTCTACCCGCTGTACGTTCGACCTGACACGGGCCTTGATCGGATCGAACGTCGGCAAGATCAGCACCGTCACGACTTGTACCGACTGGCGGTTGAATTTCTCACCAATCGCGGCTACCAACAGACTTCGTTGCGGTGCTTCCGCCGTTCCAACTCCGCTGCCTGCGTCGCTTACACATGCCAACGAGACGGCATGATTGGTCTGGGATGCGGAGCGCGTTCCTACACGCGACGTCTGCACTACGCGACGAAGTTCGCCGTGCGTCAAACAGGAATCCGAGCGATCCTGTCCGAATGGATTCGCCAAACAGACGCTGAATTAGCGCACGCGACGCACGGCCTACGGCTTTCGTCGGACGAACAACGACGCCGCTATCTAATCATGAGCTTGCTCCAGGCGGAAGGGGTATCACTGTCGGACTACGAGCGGCAATTCGACGGCTCGCCGTTTGACGACGTTCCTGAGCTCGAAGAACTGCGCCATCGCCACTGGCTAGATCAATCGACTCAGGGAATGCTGCGTCTGACCGCCCTTGGATTGGAAAACTCCGACCTTGCCGGACCGCTGCTCTACTCCGCATACGTTCGGAGTTGCCTTGAGGAATTCGCACGGCGATGA
- a CDS encoding STM4011 family radical SAM protein, producing the protein MTYSLLYRGFLSSCNYSCGYCPFAKRIESRARLHRDRQSVERFANWIAEQTSDQWKILFTPWGEALTRSWYRTALTRLSHLPQVQRVSAQTNLSCGVRWINDCNLERLSLWTTFHPSEVSAVAFAAKVIELRGQGVQLSVGMVAIPGALSDVDAMRDRLPPDVNMWLNAQQPRRRPFTEDEVARFSRIDPYFPLTLRPERSLGRPCPTGEVSFTVDGDGDMRRCHFVDSVIGNIYTPNWRASLMPRVCPNASCKCFLGTSQLLSTNSASALSNRLALLEH; encoded by the coding sequence ATGACGTACTCGCTCCTCTACCGCGGTTTTCTGAGCAGTTGCAACTACAGTTGCGGGTACTGCCCATTTGCCAAGCGGATAGAAAGTCGCGCGCGGCTCCATCGCGACCGGCAATCGGTCGAGCGATTCGCCAACTGGATCGCGGAACAAACCAGCGATCAATGGAAGATCTTGTTTACGCCGTGGGGCGAAGCGCTCACGAGATCTTGGTACCGCACGGCGCTCACTCGTCTTTCTCATTTGCCGCAAGTGCAACGAGTGAGTGCGCAAACCAACTTGTCGTGCGGCGTTAGATGGATCAACGATTGCAATCTTGAGCGATTGTCTCTGTGGACGACGTTTCACCCATCCGAAGTCAGCGCTGTAGCCTTCGCCGCAAAGGTCATCGAGTTGCGAGGGCAGGGCGTTCAGCTTTCCGTCGGCATGGTGGCCATTCCGGGCGCACTGAGCGACGTTGATGCCATGCGAGACCGCCTACCGCCAGACGTCAACATGTGGCTCAATGCCCAGCAGCCTCGCCGGCGGCCTTTTACTGAAGATGAAGTTGCGCGCTTCTCCCGAATCGATCCGTATTTTCCGTTGACGTTGCGACCTGAGCGATCTCTCGGCAGGCCGTGCCCAACAGGCGAAGTCAGCTTCACGGTGGATGGCGACGGGGACATGCGCCGCTGCCACTTTGTCGATAGCGTCATCGGCAACATCTATACCCCGAATTGGCGAGCTTCGCTGATGCCTAGAGTCTGTCCCAACGCATCTTGCAAATGCTTCTTGGGAACATCGCAACTGCTATCAACTAATTCGGCGTCAGCACTGAGCAATCGCTTGGCGTTGCTCGAACATTGA
- a CDS encoding AAA family ATPase, with translation MTNSDVLSLSQQLRERVLEPMKQSFVGKDEIIDLLGLCLVARENLFLLGPPGTAKSALVHQLASRIRGRIFDYLLTRFTEPNEIFGPFDIRKLRDGELETNTEGMLPEADFVFLDELLNSNSAILNSLLMVLNERVFRRGREARPLHTLMVVGASNHLPEDESLQALIDRFLVRVGCYNVADDSLQQVLVAGWKLDGHAQGSSSQVSVEDIRTLQSLVKQVDLSAVLPRYVELIQQLRRAGLAISDRRAVKLQNLLAASAILCGRMKANQADVWVLRYIWNSEEEQDVLAALVKQALEAAEESDLAAGHPQSRVAEAPDPERLASDLTQLGDEVAASAGDSAQRSVVRDKLALLSTRCQWVTDPRQRAELEQMASELWTRIGANA, from the coding sequence ATGACCAACTCGGACGTTTTGAGCCTCTCGCAACAACTGCGAGAGCGCGTTCTGGAGCCGATGAAACAAAGTTTCGTCGGCAAAGACGAGATTATTGACTTGCTCGGGCTATGCTTGGTGGCGCGAGAGAATCTCTTTCTGCTCGGGCCGCCCGGAACGGCGAAGAGTGCGCTCGTGCACCAACTTGCCAGCCGCATTCGCGGACGCATCTTCGACTACCTGCTCACGCGGTTTACGGAACCGAACGAAATCTTCGGCCCGTTCGACATTCGCAAGCTGCGCGACGGCGAGCTTGAGACGAATACTGAAGGCATGCTTCCCGAAGCCGACTTCGTCTTTCTCGACGAACTATTGAATTCGAACAGCGCAATTCTCAACAGCCTGCTCATGGTCCTCAACGAGCGCGTGTTTCGCCGCGGACGAGAAGCCAGGCCCTTGCACACTTTGATGGTCGTCGGCGCCAGCAATCACTTGCCGGAGGACGAGTCGCTGCAAGCGTTGATCGACCGCTTCCTCGTCCGCGTCGGCTGTTACAACGTTGCCGACGATAGTTTGCAGCAAGTGCTGGTTGCAGGCTGGAAACTCGACGGACATGCCCAGGGAAGCAGCAGCCAGGTGAGCGTCGAAGACATTCGAACGCTGCAGTCGCTAGTCAAGCAGGTCGACCTCTCCGCCGTGCTGCCGCGGTACGTCGAGTTGATTCAGCAACTTCGCCGAGCAGGTCTCGCGATCTCCGATCGGCGTGCCGTAAAGCTGCAAAACCTGCTCGCGGCAAGCGCTATCCTGTGCGGTAGGATGAAAGCGAATCAAGCGGACGTCTGGGTGCTGCGTTACATCTGGAACTCGGAAGAGGAGCAAGACGTTCTGGCGGCACTGGTGAAACAGGCGCTCGAAGCTGCCGAGGAAAGCGACTTGGCCGCCGGCCATCCTCAGTCGCGCGTCGCCGAGGCGCCAGATCCCGAACGGTTGGCCAGCGATTTGACGCAACTTGGCGACGAAGTCGCAGCCTCCGCAGGAGATTCGGCGCAGCGAAGCGTCGTGCGCGACAAGCTCGCGCTCCTCTCGACTCGCTGCCAATGGGTGACTGATCCGCGGCAGCGGGCTGAACTTGAACAAATGGCCAGCGAACTCTGGACGCGCATCGGAGCCAATGCATGA
- the rtcA gene encoding RNA 3'-terminal phosphate cyclase, with product MRDSKIRTECATIDGSQGEGGGQILRSSLALALVTGRPVRLENIRAGRDKPGLMRQHLTAVRAAVEIGAAEVEGDEIGSQTLSFRPTAIRPGQRTFSVGTAGSATLVLQTILPALLIAHGPSEIVLEGGTHNPWAPPFDFLSQAFFPLINRMGPRVSAGLERHGFYPAGGGRFSVAIEPTPQLAGFDLLERGEILQRSATALVANLSPRIGRREVELAAEKLSWPDSALHVDASIDSAGPGNVFLIEIHSEHVREVFTGFGRIGATAERVAGEAVKEARSYLASGAPVGPYLADQLLLPLGIAAWQTGRGGSFATQPLTRHSQTHIDLLRSFLEIPINVDREGDCCRVTVGN from the coding sequence GTGAGGGACAGCAAAATTAGGACCGAATGCGCCACAATCGACGGCTCGCAAGGCGAAGGCGGCGGACAAATCCTCCGTTCGTCACTCGCCCTCGCGCTCGTGACCGGTCGTCCGGTTCGCTTGGAAAATATCCGCGCCGGACGCGATAAACCCGGCCTCATGCGGCAGCATCTCACCGCGGTGCGCGCTGCGGTCGAAATCGGCGCCGCGGAAGTCGAGGGAGACGAAATCGGTTCGCAAACGCTCTCCTTTCGCCCAACGGCGATCCGGCCGGGGCAGCGCACCTTCTCGGTCGGCACCGCCGGCAGTGCGACGCTCGTGTTGCAAACGATTCTGCCGGCGCTGTTGATTGCCCACGGGCCGTCGGAGATCGTGCTCGAAGGCGGGACGCACAATCCCTGGGCGCCGCCGTTCGACTTTCTCTCACAAGCCTTCTTCCCGCTGATCAACCGCATGGGCCCGCGCGTTTCAGCAGGGTTGGAACGCCACGGCTTCTATCCAGCCGGCGGCGGGCGTTTCAGCGTGGCGATCGAACCAACGCCGCAGCTTGCAGGTTTCGATCTGCTGGAACGGGGCGAGATCCTCCAGCGCTCCGCGACCGCTCTCGTGGCGAACCTGTCGCCGCGGATTGGTCGGCGCGAAGTCGAACTAGCCGCTGAAAAGCTCAGCTGGCCTGACTCGGCGCTTCATGTCGACGCGAGCATCGACTCGGCCGGACCGGGAAACGTCTTCCTGATCGAGATTCACTCGGAGCATGTTCGCGAAGTCTTCACTGGCTTCGGCCGCATCGGCGCCACGGCGGAGCGCGTCGCCGGCGAGGCCGTGAAGGAGGCCCGCAGCTACCTGGCGAGCGGCGCACCGGTCGGCCCTTACCTGGCGGATCAACTCCTGTTGCCGCTGGGAATCGCCGCTTGGCAGACGGGCCGGGGCGGCTCGTTCGCCACGCAGCCCCTCACTCGACACTCGCAGACGCATATTGATCTCTTACGCAGCTTTCTTGAGATTCCGATCAATGTCGACCGCGAAGGAGATTGCTGTCGAGTAACGGTGGGAAATTGA